The following are encoded in a window of Novosphingobium sp. ZN18A2 genomic DNA:
- a CDS encoding M3 family metallopeptidase yields the protein MIRMGLVSLGALALAGCATMENADMASTGQAKNAATKESSAAPAIPQGTGYFAQPSTLPFHAPDFSKIKDSDYQPAIEQGIAIQKAEVQAIADNPAAPTFDNTIVALEKSGKMLTRVYNVFGAVQAADTNDTLDKVDSAVSPQLAALNDFIVLNDKLFARVKTLYDARDTLGLAPDQMQVLTLTYKQMVHNGALLNAADKATLKDINGKLSSLSTDFGQKLTAGTKDGALVVKDKAKLAGLSDAAIAAAAKAAKDRGLPDGTYVLSLQNTTQQPALSSLDNRETRHELFEHSWMRSERGDANDTRADVAELAQLRAEKARLLGYPDYASFTLYNQMAKTPATAIKFMQGLVPPLRAEQDREVKELDGVIAKSGGKFTVKPWDWEYYAEKLRKQKYDLDESQVKPYFEIHNVLENGVFYAANQLYGLTFRKRTDIPVYNPDVMVYEVFDADGSPLALFYLDPWKRDNKQGGAWMSNFVEQSTLLGTKPVIYNVENFTKPAPGQPALITFDDVTTMFHEFGHALHGMLSNQRYPSISGTNTARDFVEFPSQFNENWATDPKVLANYAKHYKTGAPMPAELMAKVKKAQKFNQGYALGELVAAAMLDMKWHSLPADAGKQDVDAFEKKALSETGLDVADVPTRYRSSYFRHIWANGYAAGYYAYLWTEMLDHDAFQWFEDHGGLTRANGQRFRDMILSRGHSEDYGVMFRNFTGHDPEVGPMIKARGLDQVSE from the coding sequence ATGATCAGAATGGGACTGGTATCGCTGGGCGCGCTGGCGCTCGCGGGTTGCGCCACGATGGAGAACGCCGACATGGCATCTACGGGCCAGGCGAAGAACGCCGCCACCAAGGAAAGCAGTGCCGCCCCCGCGATCCCGCAGGGCACCGGATACTTCGCGCAGCCTTCCACCCTGCCCTTCCACGCCCCCGATTTCAGCAAGATCAAGGACAGCGACTACCAGCCCGCGATCGAGCAGGGCATCGCCATCCAGAAGGCCGAAGTCCAGGCCATTGCCGACAACCCCGCCGCTCCCACCTTCGACAACACCATCGTCGCGCTGGAAAAATCGGGGAAGATGCTGACCCGCGTCTATAACGTGTTCGGCGCGGTACAGGCCGCCGACACCAACGATACGCTGGACAAGGTGGACAGCGCGGTTTCGCCGCAACTGGCCGCACTCAACGATTTCATCGTGCTGAACGACAAGCTGTTTGCCCGCGTGAAGACGCTTTACGACGCGCGCGACACGCTGGGCCTCGCACCCGACCAGATGCAGGTGCTGACGCTTACCTACAAGCAGATGGTCCACAACGGCGCGCTGCTGAACGCGGCGGACAAGGCCACGCTGAAGGACATCAACGGCAAGCTGTCCTCACTTTCGACCGATTTCGGCCAGAAGCTGACCGCCGGCACCAAGGACGGCGCGCTGGTGGTGAAGGACAAGGCAAAGCTGGCGGGCCTGTCCGATGCGGCGATTGCGGCCGCGGCCAAGGCGGCGAAGGACCGCGGATTGCCCGACGGCACTTATGTCCTCTCGCTCCAGAACACCACGCAGCAGCCCGCGCTGTCTTCTCTCGACAATCGCGAGACGCGGCACGAACTGTTCGAACATTCGTGGATGCGCAGCGAGCGCGGCGATGCCAACGATACCCGCGCCGACGTGGCCGAACTGGCGCAGCTGCGCGCGGAAAAGGCCAGGCTGCTGGGCTATCCCGACTATGCCAGCTTCACGCTTTACAACCAGATGGCGAAAACGCCCGCCACCGCCATCAAGTTCATGCAAGGGCTGGTGCCGCCGCTGCGCGCCGAACAGGACCGCGAGGTCAAGGAACTTGACGGCGTGATCGCCAAATCGGGCGGCAAGTTCACGGTCAAGCCGTGGGACTGGGAATACTATGCCGAAAAGCTGCGCAAGCAGAAGTACGACCTCGACGAAAGCCAGGTGAAGCCGTATTTCGAAATCCACAACGTGCTGGAAAACGGCGTTTTCTATGCCGCCAACCAGCTTTACGGGCTGACCTTCAGGAAGCGCACCGACATCCCCGTCTATAACCCGGACGTGATGGTGTACGAGGTGTTCGACGCCGACGGCAGCCCGCTGGCGCTGTTCTATCTCGACCCGTGGAAGCGCGACAACAAGCAGGGCGGCGCGTGGATGAGCAACTTCGTCGAGCAATCGACGCTGCTCGGCACAAAGCCGGTCATCTACAACGTCGAGAACTTCACCAAGCCCGCGCCGGGCCAGCCCGCGCTGATCACGTTCGACGACGTGACGACGATGTTCCACGAATTCGGCCACGCGCTGCACGGGATGCTGTCCAACCAGCGCTATCCGTCGATCTCGGGCACCAACACCGCGCGCGACTTCGTGGAATTCCCCAGCCAGTTCAACGAAAACTGGGCGACCGATCCCAAGGTGCTGGCCAACTATGCCAAGCATTACAAGACCGGCGCGCCGATGCCGGCCGAGTTGATGGCCAAGGTGAAGAAGGCGCAGAAGTTCAACCAGGGCTATGCGCTGGGCGAACTGGTTGCCGCCGCGATGCTCGACATGAAGTGGCACTCGCTTCCCGCGGACGCGGGCAAGCAGGACGTGGACGCTTTCGAGAAGAAGGCATTGTCCGAAACCGGGCTTGACGTGGCCGACGTGCCCACCCGCTATCGCTCAAGCTATTTCCGCCACATCTGGGCCAACGGCTATGCCGCCGGGTACTATGCTTACCTGTGGACCGAGATGCTGGACCACGACGCGTTCCAGTGGTTCGAGGATCACGGCGGCCTGACCCGCGCCAATGGCCAGCGCTTCCGCGACATGATCCTGTCGCGCGGGCATTCGGAAGATTACGGCGTGATGTTCCGCAACTTCACCGGGCACGATCCAGAGGTCGGCCCGATGATCAAGGCCCGCGGGCTGGACCAGGTGTCCGAATAA